One window from the genome of Anopheles merus strain MAF chromosome 3R, AmerM5.1, whole genome shotgun sequence encodes:
- the LOC121597259 gene encoding uncharacterized protein LOC121597259 isoform X2 has translation MESQEINISNVPENRQAASSGGSRPAKNVATRNGSTLHGVAYHIRLTMIILFRAYSLHRQGKLSQFELKMEVADAGKFDDLKIHYASSSTSEGTVYIQAKHKQPSAKPTKTKQMHPNHPYTPTLRERPSITEATLLTRWNSRGPFSIPKYFISYLEGCEKLSSGAHTFLLCTNATIDSKLKHKLTLQKHGSEDILSFCDDIGATCYSLNAVNEFDALIDALRQASLEKLGQMIVLHVRYNTKIESNYSSLNVYANLIHRCVEEFGTATGKFKLSQRLLTACESSVMGKLRAVLESEFNRLIRAKQSDGSCDNWEDMQISIHKSFFEPASKATPTTMEPDTFYYEKVDHVIRRFCKEFMLVCGSLSEKQLYNSVLERMPQWVDDRVTTHNMLFQRLFDSMKLSHPVPMDLQYLKQQFIRMNVNYCFAKFQFSSQCDLTLWQLDYRYIVVRPDRLQHTELYEFLRDEAVYEHYQYYTTTDIIVYSLIASQTVALLQCKALFIHYAANDFNENICEVLSVLLNFISEVDPSTSTIIMTIDQSKKKVLPEIQRYAKTFKIKFIVIEEVLEARPDEDRFYVRDLTDEVRQQLYAERCNLTLNLFETTVSLRGIVTDDDSLSFVCNLIDNYHTLKNITYIESKQQNFEAIKLGYISRTVLPYGEKNEKHAIEQEESTNFTFMYEQEAPVDDIRFNSAKFSQILESLSFVNDIPCTIPDDFKHHNEANVHIILDEAGTGKTTYFTWLAHALSIDNPLQYVIRINASQYCTDYKRWQASDIKLLDDTTMLRFLYRLIHLTFYVTNVYGFSIKTTDVVRNQGDRAAELLTLDNGKVYVNTCKSKISQLTFAQLTELKVFQDKFNKRQLIILLDALDETAPFYKEFVVKFFGRIAKMKGIRTLFLSTRPYDYMQELKNTFSNGRMYYLKPLTQCEQLRFVHNYLMHELEDYKQCDKSECCKILGLQYVRFVRYLGDLKQIPLFLHMACVVQLPIAKKHIDFKRRTVNIAQLFQTNVDRLTIIEHFIERKLKILIFPKTGIAESAFQRPDQKKDDERFCQNIKKRHILLAMLVLFNEKQLNVLMSTQDKQKIRKMIEEVLGGIEKTGIIIGVHDQKPQFTHRIFAEYFAACWMIDNKNRLKNESFFRSWSCWHGKLHHIANFFNQFVLSKNTRNDLHMAVINQSTDLVQKILSNNKSTALVKDGEGRLPLHLAVIYPSLKIVHLLLNQMSVQSINTVDQLFGWTALDYAFAWRDELATTRILSAGATVNEHILLEQILSNNLYHILSGIHVYGKYLRSIESSSTIANHLQSRAVDYLLNELCIDITSRFDVLNSQTVLEFCISNKYQELAKQFLSQITDPHKISENDYNSIFQLAFKNNAHEIIVYLIDDRNIPLPQPNDIAGLVSAVKYTIQFNIFTSFKIIFKHLCILQNIPLNEETDISDDFCFSTITILNGNRPPKVCCVRSSSNVQLPFPEYHANDMLHDGYVLEALLAYAVCNGNAPILRYIHRKANISITNRLIATIMRLLPKEEGVCHQQSMSAFQYLLDNTTDLDSMDEKGRNLLHMTAQNGCFFMLHCLITRGFDPATINPTNGWNVFHYVTTNEDDDRSDKILTYLFKNCRMIWFGLLDNMLLWKRPCGI, from the exons ATGGAGTCCCAAGAAATCAACATATCCAACGTGCCAGAAAACAGACAAGCAGCATCCAGCGGTGGATCAAGACCTGCAAAAAACGTTGCAACCAGGAACGGATCAACTCTGCATGGTGTTGCTTACCACATACGACTGACAATGATCATTCTTTTCCGCGCATACTCATTGCACCGGCAAGGAAAACTTTCTCAATTTGAGTTAAAAATGGAGGTTGCCGATGCAGGAAAGTTCGATGACCTCAAGATTCACTACGCATCATCTTCTACTTCTGAAGGAACTGTTTACATACAagccaaacacaaacagcCATCCGCAAAGCcaacgaaaacgaaacaaatgcaCCCAAACCATCCGTACACCCCGACGCTCAGAGAGCGCCCGTCAATTACGGAAGCAACGCTACTCACGAGATGGAATTCTCGTGGTCCATTTTCAATTCCTAAATACTTTATATCCTATCTTGAGGGATGTGAAAAGTTGTCCTCAGGAGCGCACACATTCCTGCTGTGCACAAATGCAACGATCGACAGCAAACTTAAACATAAACTAACGTTACAAAAACATGGCAGCGAGGATATACTGTCCTTTTGCGACGACATAGGAGCAACGTGTTACAGCCTTAACGCAGTAAATGAGTTTGATGCCCTGATTGATGCATTGCGGCAAGCAAGTCTAGAGAAGCTTGGGCAGATGATCGTACTACATGTTCGCTATAACACAAAAATTGAATCGAATTATTCCTCACTAAACGTTTATGCCAATCTAATACACAGGTGCGTCGAGGAATTTGGCACAGCGACCGGGAAGTTTAAGTTAAGTCAACGATTACTCACTGCATGTGAGTCATCAGTCATGGGAAAGCTTCGAGCTGTTCTTGAAAGTGAATTTAATAGGCTTATCAGGGCTAAGCAAAGTGATGGTAGTTGCGACAACTGGGAGGATATGCAAATCTCGATCCATAAATCTTTCTTTGAACCAGCTTCAAAAGCTACACCAACCACTATGGAACCTGACACATTTTACTACGAAAAGGTGGACCATGTTATACGGCGATTTTGCAAAGAGTTTATGCTTGTATGTGGATCCTTAAGCGAGAAACAGCTTTACAATAGCGTTCTAGAAAGAATGCCACAATGGGTGGACGATAGAGTGACTACGCATAACATGCTGTTCCAGCGACTGTTTGATTCGATGAAATTGTCCCATCCAGTTCCTATGGATTtgcaatatttaaaacaacagTTCATCCGTATGAATGTGAACTATTGCTTTGCTAAATTCCAATTTTCATCACAGTGTGATCTTACACTATGGCAGCTGGATTATCGATATATCGTTGTTCGACCAGATCGACTTCAACACACTGAGCTGTACGAGTTTCTCCGTGATGAGGCCGTTTATGAACATTATCAATATTATACCACAACGGATATCATAGTGTACTCTCTCATCGCTTCCCAAACCGTGGCATTGCTTCAATGCAAAGCATTATTCATACACTATGCCGCGAATGATTTTAACGAGAATATATGTGAGGTTCTCAGTGTCTTACTAAACTTCATTTCAGAGGTTGATCCCTCCACTAGCACCATAATAATGACCATTGATCAGTCGAAGAAAAAAGTACTGCCAGAAATTCAAAGATATGCTAAAACATTTAAGATAAAGTTCATAGTAATCGAAGAAGTACTTGAAGCACGACCCGATGAAGACCGTTTCTACGTGCGTGATCTTACCGATGAGGTACGGCAACAGCTGTACGCTGAACGTTGCAATCTAACTTTAAATCTTTTCGAAACCACTGTATCGCTGAGAGGAATAGTGACAGATGACGATAGCTTaagttttgtttgtaatttaATTGACAATTATCACACACTAAAAAATATTACGTATATTGAAtcgaaacaacaaaactttGAAGCAATTAAACTCGGCTATATTTCACGCACCGTCCTTCCATAcggtgaaaaaaatgaaaagcatGCAATAGAACAGGAGGAGTCTACTAACTTTACTTTTATGTACGAACAAGAAGCACCAGTGGATGATATTCGTTTCAATAGTGCCAAGTTTTCTCAAATACTTGAATCTCTATCATTTGTAAATGATATACCATGCACCATTCCTGATGATTTCAAGCACCACAATGAAGCAAACGTACATATTATACTTGATGAAGCTGGCACAGGAAAGACAACATACTTCACATGGCTTGCGCATGCTTTGTCAATCGATAATCCGTTACAGTATGTGATACGAATTAATGCTTCGCAGTATTGCACGGACTACAAAAGATGGCAAGCATCCGACATTAAGTTGCTTGATGACACAACTATGCTCAGGTTTCTTTACCGCCTTATTCATCTTACCTTTTACGTTACGAACGTTTACGGGTTTTCGATTAAAACAACTGATGTTGTAAGAAACCAAGGTGATCGAGCCGCAGAGCTTTTGACGCTAGACAACGGGAAAGTCTATGTAAATACATGTAAATCAAAAATTTCTCAATTAACATTTGCACAGTTGACGGAGCTAAAAGTATTCCAGGATAAATTCAACAAAAGGCAACTGATCATCTTACTCGATGCGCTTGACGAAACTGCTCCTTTTTATAAGGAGTTTGTAGTGAAGTTTTTTGGAAGGATTGCAAAAATGAAAGGAATTCGAACTCTGTTCCTTTCCACAAGACCATACGACTACATGCAAGAGTTGAAAAATACATTCTCTAATGGTCGAATGTATTATCTTAAACCATTAACACAGTGCGAGCAGCTGCGATTTGTTCATAATTATTTGATGCACGAACTAGAAGATTACAAACAATGCGACAAGAGCGAATGTTGTAAAATTTTAGGACTCCAATACGTTCGATTTGTGCGATATTTAGGAGATTTGAAGCAAATACCTTTATTTCTTCATATGGCATGTGTCGTACAACTACCtatagcaaaaaaacatattgatTTTAAACGCCGCACTGTGAATATAGCGCagctttttcaaacaaatgtaGATCGTTTAACTATAATAGAGCATTTCATAGAACGTAAActaaaaattttaatatttccaaAAACTGGAATAGCAGAATCGGCCTTCCAACGCCCCGACCAGAAAAAGGATGATGAAAGGTTTTgccaaaacattaaaaaacggCACATTTTATTGGCCATGCTAGTATTATTCAATGAAAAGCAATTAAACGTGCTAATGTCAACACAAGACaagcaaaaaataagaaaaatgatTGAAGAAGTGCTTGGAGGAATTGAAAAAACTGGAATCATTATAGGAGTTCATGATCAAAAACCTCAGTTTACTCATCGAATATTTGCCGAGTACTTTGCAGCTTGCTGGATGATCGATAACAAGAACCGTTTGAAAAACGAGAGCTTCTTCCGATCATG GTCATGCTGGCATGGTAAATTGCATCACATAGCTAACTTTTTCAACCAATTCGTTCTTAGCAAAAATACACGAAATGATCTTCACATGGCtgttatcaatcaatcaacaGATCTTGTTCAAAAGATACTCTCCAACAATAAATCAACTGCATTAGTGAAAGATGGCGAGGGTAGACTGCCGCTTCATTTGGCTGTAATATACCCATCACTGAAAATAGTACATTTATTGCTCAATCAAATGTCCGTTCAGTCCATCAACACAGTAGATCAGCTTTTTGGTTGGACGGCCTTGGATTACGCATTCGCCTGGCGCGACGAATTGGCCACCACAAGAATATTATCAGCTGGAGCGACAGTCAACGAGCACATACTTCTTGAACAAATACTTTCCAACAACTTGTATCACATATTAAGTGGTATACATGTTTATGGGAAATATCTTAGGTCAATCGAAAGTTCCAGTACAATTGCAAATCACCTTCAAAGTCGTGCGGTCGATTATTTACTCAACGAACTTTGTATTGACATTACCTCTCGTTTCGACGTACTGAATTCTCAAACAGTTCTTGAGTTTTGCATCAGTAATAAATATCAGGAATTGGCCAAACAATTTCTGTCCCAAATCACCGATCCTCACAAGATTTCGGAAAATGATTACAATTCAATCTTCCAGCTGGCATTCAAGAACAATGCTCACGAAATAATTGTATATTTGATCGATGACCGTAACATTCCTCTACCACAACCCAATGACATTGCTGGACTCGTCTCTGCTGTTAAATATACCAtacaatttaatatttttacttCGTTCAAAATTATCTTTAAACACCTCTGCATCCTACAAAACATCCCTCTGAACGAAGAAACTGATATTTCtgacgatttttgtttttcaacaataacaatctTGAACGGTAATCGTCCCCCTAAGGTATGCTGTGTACGTTCCTCAAGCAACGTTCAATTACCATTTCCTGAGTATCATGCAAACGATATGCTGCATGACGGATACGTTTTAGAAGCTCTTCTAGCTTATGCAGTGTGCAATGGAAACGCTCCCATCCTACGATACATCCATCGCAAGGCCAACATCTCCATCACCAACAGACTCATCGCAACGATCATGCGACTACTTCCCAAAGAGGAAGGCGTTTGTCACCAGCAGTCGATGTCTGCATTCCAATATCTTCTTGACAATACTACCGATCTGGACAGTATGGACGAAAAGGGTCGGAATCTACTACACATGACTGCTCaaaatggttgttttttcATGTTGCATTGTTTAATTACTCGAGGATTCGACCCAGCTACAATAAACCCTACAAATGGCTGGAATGTGTTTCATTATGTCACGACCAACGAAGATGACGATCGTTCGGACAAGATCTTGacatatttgtttaaaaattgcCGAATGATTTGGTTTGGTCTGTTAGATAACATGCTACTGTGGAAACGACCATGCGGTATCTAA